The nucleotide window CTTGGTGCCCCGCAGCTCGATCGACCCCGGCAGCACGCCGTGCCCGGTCGCGTCGAACACGGCGTCCACCGGTCCGGCCGAGGCCTCGCGGACCCGCTCCACCCAGCCGTCGCCGTAGAGCACGGGTACGACACCCAGCGACTTCAGGTCGTCGAGGCTCCGGCTTCCCCCGGTCCCGACGACGGTCACCCCCTGCGCGACGGCGACCTGAGCGGCGAACCGCCCGACCGTGCCGCTGGCGCCGTGCAGCAGCAGCGTCTCGCCCTCGCGGACCCCGAGCAGCCCGAGGACGCGGAGCGCGGTCTCACCGGCGACCGGCAGCGCGGCGGCGTCGGCCCACGAAAGGCTCGCGGGCTTGCGCGCGATCGTCTTCGCGAGCGCGTACTCGGCGTAGGCGCCTGTCTCCGACCAGCCGAACACTTCGTCGCCCACGGCGAAGTCCGCGCCTTCGCCGACGGCGTCGACGACCCCGGCGACCTCGAGGCCGGGGATGTGGGGGAATGGGACCTGGAAGTTCTGCTGCATGGCGCCGTTGCGGATCTTCCAGTCGATCGGATTGACCCCGGCGACCTGGACGGCCAGCCGCACCTGTCCCGGGCCCGGCTCCGGCATCGGGACGTCGGCCTGCTCCAGGACTTCCGGCCCGCCGTATGCGGAGAAGGTGATCGCTCGCATGGTGTTGTCTCGCTCCTCGGTTCGTGACCTTCGGTTCGAATGTCCTCTCCTGGAAGTCAACTCGCCCGGCGGGGCGACCGAACCGTCCGGACGAGCAGTGTTCACTAGCCGGACGAGCAGGTCGCCGGACCGCGGACGCGCCTACCTTGGAGGCCATGGACGCTTCCTGGTCGGATCCTCGGCACGTGCTGGACGTCGTCGAGCGGATCCTGTCGGCGCCGCGGCCCCAGCTGCTCAGCCGGTTCACCGCCGAGCTGGGCAGGCTGGTCCCGCACCGCGCGGCCGCAATGCAGACGGGCGACTGCCCCCGCAGCCCGCTCAAGGTCGTCGGCGACGAAGCGATCACGCAGGCAGTGACGAGCGTCGAGCTGCAGCGGCTGGTCGACCGCAGCGAGCCGGGCAAGGCGCTGGTCATCGACGGCGTGCTCGGCGGCGCCGAGCGCCGGCTGGTCCTGCTCGCCTCGACACCGGCCGTCGGCAAG belongs to Amycolatopsis tolypomycina and includes:
- a CDS encoding NADP-dependent oxidoreductase, which codes for MRAITFSAYGGPEVLEQADVPMPEPGPGQVRLAVQVAGVNPIDWKIRNGAMQQNFQVPFPHIPGLEVAGVVDAVGEGADFAVGDEVFGWSETGAYAEYALAKTIARKPASLSWADAAALPVAGETALRVLGLLGVREGETLLLHGASGTVGRFAAQVAVAQGVTVVGTGGSRSLDDLKSLGVVPVLYGDGWVERVREASAGPVDAVFDATGHGVLPGSIELRGTKDRIITIADAAAFELGIPFSSGGEQSRAVLDGIAGWVTDRGVGIVQGRSYPLAEAAAAQAESESGHPGGKLTITVG